One segment of Ziziphus jujuba cultivar Dongzao chromosome 12, ASM3175591v1 DNA contains the following:
- the LOC107434605 gene encoding uncharacterized protein LOC107434605, with amino-acid sequence MAMEATNVEDVAVGCILSIKTTLGDEFQAQVISFDRLSNILVLQERSKPGPRRNIRLLKANYIKEFTFLGQAEDPLDVKKCYLDLNSLQTREEVAVRQAELDAERIGVGVTSEAQSIFDALSKTLPVRWDKTVIVVMNEVRVSSPYLPESVSGGTPAANDRVKKVIEFERKRLQSRSSGP; translated from the exons ATGGCCATGGAGGCTACCAACGTGGAGGACGTAGCGGTGGGTTGCATCCTCTCCATCAAGACCACATTGGGCGACGAATTCCAAGCCCAAGTCATCTCCTTCGATCGCCTCTCCAACATCCTCGTTCTT CAAGAGCGTTCGAAACCTGGTCCTCGGCGGAACATCAGGCTGTTGAAGGCCAATTATATAAAAGAGTTCACTTTCTTGGGTCAAGCCGAAGACCCACTCGATGTCAAAAAATGTTATCTTGATCTTAATAGTCTACAGACCAGAGAAGAAGTAGCCGTTCG GCAAGCAGAGCTAGATGCTGAGAGAATCGGTGTTGGTGTTACCAGCGAGGCTCAGAGCATTTTTGATGCATTGTCTAAGAC GCTGCCTGTCCGCTGGGACAAGACTGTCATAGTTGTGATGAATGAGGTGCGTGTAAGCAGTCCATATCTTCCTGAATCTGTCAGTGGAGGTACTCCTGCTGCCAATGACCGGGTGAAGAAAGTG ATTGAGTTTGAAAGGAAGAGGCTGCAGTCTCGTAGCAGTGGTCCCTGA
- the LOC107434603 gene encoding nucleobase-ascorbate transporter 6 yields the protein MAGGGGGGPAPPPKLEELQPHPVKDQLPNVSYCITSPPPWPEAILLGFQHYLVMLGTTVLIPTSLVPQMGGGNEEKAKMIQTILFVAGINTLFQTLFGTRLPAVIGASYSYVPTTISIILAGRYSDIVNPQEKFERIMRGTQGALIVASTLQIVVGFSGLWRNVARFLSPLSAVPLVALSGFGLYEFGFPVLAKCVEIGLPQLIILVILSQYIPHLMHGEKNVFNRFAVIFSVAIVWVYAHLLTVGGAYKNTGPKTQLTCRTDRAGIIGGAPWIRIPYPFQWGAPTFDAGEAFAMMAASFVALVESTGAFIAVSRYASATPLPPSILSRGVGWQGVGILFSGIFGTGSGSSVSVENAGLLALTRVGSRRVVQISAGFMIFFSILGKFGAVFASIPAPIIAALYCFFFAYVGSAGLSLLQFCNLNSFRTKFIIGFSIFMGFSIPQYFNEYTVVNGYGPVHTRARWFNDMINVPFSSEPFVAGMLAIFLDITLHKKDSATRKDRGMHWWDRFQSFKTDTRSEEFYRLPFNLNKFFPSV from the exons ATGGcaggaggtggaggtggaggtcCTGCACCACCCCCAAAACTGGAGGAGCTTCAGCCACATCCAGTCAAAGATCAGCTACCAAATGTCTCTTACTGCATTACCAGTCCTCCTCCTTGGC CTGAAGCTATCCTACTAGGCTTCCAGCATTACTTGGTGATGCTTGGCACAACGGTTCTCATTCCAACGTCTCTGGTTCCCCAGATGGGAGGTGGAAAT GAGGAGAAGGCAAAGATGATTCAGACTATACTTTTTGTTGCTGGTATAAACACGTTATTTCAAACATTGTTCGGGACTCGTTTACCTGCAGTAATTGGAGCGTCTTATTCCTATGTGCCAACGACCATTTCGATTATCTTGGCTGGTCGATATAGTGACATTGTGAATCCACAGGAG AAATTTGAGAGGATAATGCGTGGTACTCAGGGTGCCCTTATTGTTGCCTCAACTCTCCAGATTGTTGTTGGTTTCAGTGGCCTTTGGCGTAATGTGGCCAG GTTCCTAAGTCCATTATCTGCTGTTCCTTTGGTAGCTTTGTCAGGCTTTGGACTATACGAGTTTGGTTTTCCTGTG CTTGCAAAATGCGTGGAGATTGGGCTGCCACAACTCATCATTCTTGTTATATTGTCACAA TACATTCCTCATTTGATGCATGGGGAGAAGAATGTGTTTAATCGCTTTGCTGTTATATTCTCTGTGGCGATTGTTTGGGTTTATGCTCATCTACTCACAGTTGGTGGGGCATATAAGAACACAGGACCGAAAACTCAATTGACTTGTCGAACTGATCGTGCTGGCATTATAGGAGGTGCTCCATG GATAAGAATACCATATCCCTTTCAGTGGGGAGCCCCCACTTTTGATGCTGGAGAGGCTTTTGCAATGATGGCTGCTTCATTTGTTGCTCTTGTAGAG TCCACTGGTGCTTTCATAGCTGTGTCAAGGTATGCAAGTGCAACTCCCCTGCCGCCTTCTATTCTTAGCCGTGGTGTTGGTTGGCAG GGAGTCGGCATTCTTTTCTCTGGTATATTTGGAACTGGGAGTGGATCATCTGTATCTGT TGAAAATGCTGGTTTGTTAGCTTTGACACGTGTTGGCAGCCGAAGAGTTGTTCAGATTTCAGCTGGATTCATGATCTTCTTTTCTATACTTg GAAAATTTGGAGCTGTCTTCGCCTCAATTCCAGCCCCAATCATTGCGGCTTTGTATTGCTTTTTCTTTGCCTATGTTG GTTCAGCAGGTCTCAGCTTACTTCAATTTTGCAATCTAAACAGTTTTAGGACGAAGTTTATTATAGGCTTCTCAATTTTCATGGGCTTTTCAATCCCACAATACTTCAATGAGTATACTGTTGTTAATGGTTATGGTCCGGTGCACACTAGAGCAAGATGG TTCAATGACATGATCAACGTACCCTTCTCGTCAGAACCGTTTGTTGCTGGTATGTTGGCAATTTTCCTAGACATCACTCTGCATAAGAAAGACAGTGCAACAAGGAAAGATAGAGGCATGCATTGGTGGGATAGGTTCCAGTCGTTTAAGACAGATACAAGAAGTGAGGAATTCTACCGTCTGCCTTTCAATCTCAACAAGTTTTTCCCATCAGTATGA
- the LOC107434608 gene encoding uncharacterized protein LOC107434608: MGNCQAIDAAALVIQHPSGKIERLYWNISASEVMRLNPGHYVSLIIPLPLSENEEENNKNNNNNNNYEQKTVRFTRVKLLRPNETLTLGHAYRLVTTQEVMKVLRAKKYAKSKKQQQETVEKSETTASSEKQLSSKCEEEEGKSEKKTYQASKHERQRPRMTPANATVTRSKSWRPSLQSISEAAS; encoded by the exons ATGGGGAATTGCCAAGCCATAGATGCTGCAGCACTGGTTATACAACACCCAAGTGGGAAGATTGAGAGGTTGTATTGGAATATAAGTGCAAGTGAGGTTATGAGATTGAATCCTGGTCATtatgtttctttgattattccaTTGCCCTTATccgaaaatgaagaagaaaacaacaaaaacaacaacaacaacaacaactacgAGCAGAAGACTGTCCGGTTCACCCGGGTTAAGCTTCTTCGGCCTAATGAAACTCTTACTCTTGGCCATGCTTATCGGCTTGTCACTACACAAG aGGTTATGAAGGTGTTACGGGCAAAAAAGTATGCAAAATCAAAGAAACAGCAACAGGAAACAGTAGAGAAGTCGGAGACAACAGCTTCTTCTGAGAAGCAGCTGAGTTCAAAGTGTGAGGAGGAAGAGGGGAAGTCTGAGAAGAAGACATATCAG GCTTCTAAACATGAAAGACAGCGACCAAGGATGACACCTGCGAATGCTACTGTGACAAGGTCAAAATCTTGGCGTCCATCGCTGCAGAGCATCTCTGAAGCTGCAAGCTGA
- the LOC107419900 gene encoding protein PLASTID REDOX INSENSITIVE 2, chloroplastic isoform X1, with the protein MSSTTRSLANCTSQWLSTVHTTTNGRLTSSTPPISPAIQPSSLTYHLPNSPSPRFILRLQSQALSFRLPTCIESTMNPLRASMPPNKYVYPDPIPEFAESETLKFKTELWHKLLKDKETFGDDLDHVVEVCTEIFGEFLHKEYGGPGTLLVEPFTDMLIALKERKLPGAPLAARISLLWAQNYVDQDWEVWNSRPEK; encoded by the exons ATGTCCTCCACCACTCGATCGTTAGCTAACTGCACCAGCCAATGGCTCTCCACAGTCCACACCACCACCAATGGCCGTCTGACCTCCTCAACCCCACCAATCTCTCCCGCCATACAACCAAGCTCTCTGACTTACCACCTGCCCAACTCACCCTCCCCTCGTTTCATTCTACGCCTTCAATCCCAAGCTCTGTCTTTCAGACTACCCACTTGTATAGAAAGCACCATGAATCCTCTAAGGGCTTCCATGCCACCCAACAAGTATGTGTACCCTGACCCAATTCCTGAATTTGCAGAATCT GAGACCCTGAAGTTCAAGACTGAGTTATGGCACAAGCTACTGAAGGACAAGGAGACTTTTGGAGATGACCTTGACCATGTTGTTGAAGTTTGCACAGAG ATATTTGGTGAATTCTTGCACAAGGAGTATGGAGGACCGGGAACATTATTGGTGGAACCATTCACAGATATGTTGATTGCTCTTAAGGAAAGGAAATTACCTGGAGCTCCTTTGGCTGCAAGGATATCGCTGTTATGGGCTCAAAATTATGTTGATCAGGATTGGGAAGTTTGGAACTCAAGACCAGAAAAGTGA
- the LOC107419900 gene encoding protein PLASTID REDOX INSENSITIVE 2, chloroplastic isoform X2, whose protein sequence is MSSTTRSLANCTSQWLSTVHTTTNGRLTSSTPPISPAIQPSSLTYHLPNSPSPRFILRLQSQALSFRLPTCIESTMNPLRASMPPNKYVYPDPIPEFAESETLKFKTELWHKLLKDKETFGDDLDHVVEVCTEINQFNLQARYLVNSCTRSMEDREHYWWNHSQIC, encoded by the exons ATGTCCTCCACCACTCGATCGTTAGCTAACTGCACCAGCCAATGGCTCTCCACAGTCCACACCACCACCAATGGCCGTCTGACCTCCTCAACCCCACCAATCTCTCCCGCCATACAACCAAGCTCTCTGACTTACCACCTGCCCAACTCACCCTCCCCTCGTTTCATTCTACGCCTTCAATCCCAAGCTCTGTCTTTCAGACTACCCACTTGTATAGAAAGCACCATGAATCCTCTAAGGGCTTCCATGCCACCCAACAAGTATGTGTACCCTGACCCAATTCCTGAATTTGCAGAATCT GAGACCCTGAAGTTCAAGACTGAGTTATGGCACAAGCTACTGAAGGACAAGGAGACTTTTGGAGATGACCTTGACCATGTTGTTGAAGTTTGCACAGAG ATTAACCAATTTAACTTGCAAGCCAGATATTTGGTGAATTCTTGCACAAGGAGTATGGAGGACCGGGAACATTATTGGTGGAACCATTCACAGATATGTTGA
- the LOC107419900 gene encoding protein PLASTID REDOX INSENSITIVE 2, chloroplastic isoform X3 produces MSSTTRSLANCTSQWLSTVHTTTNGRLTSSTPPISPAIQPSSLTYHLPNSPSPRFILRLQSQALSFRLPTCIESTMNPLRASMPPNKYVYPDPIPEFAESETLKFKTELWHKLLKDKETFGDDLDHVVEVCTEVVITFLARPRQNRFKQRVLEYKV; encoded by the exons ATGTCCTCCACCACTCGATCGTTAGCTAACTGCACCAGCCAATGGCTCTCCACAGTCCACACCACCACCAATGGCCGTCTGACCTCCTCAACCCCACCAATCTCTCCCGCCATACAACCAAGCTCTCTGACTTACCACCTGCCCAACTCACCCTCCCCTCGTTTCATTCTACGCCTTCAATCCCAAGCTCTGTCTTTCAGACTACCCACTTGTATAGAAAGCACCATGAATCCTCTAAGGGCTTCCATGCCACCCAACAAGTATGTGTACCCTGACCCAATTCCTGAATTTGCAGAATCT GAGACCCTGAAGTTCAAGACTGAGTTATGGCACAAGCTACTGAAGGACAAGGAGACTTTTGGAGATGACCTTGACCATGTTGTTGAAGTTTGCACAGAG GTTGTAATCACATTTTTAGCCAGGCCAAGGCAAAACAGGTTCAAACAAAGAGTGCTAGAGTACAAAGTCTAG